The Toxorhynchites rutilus septentrionalis strain SRP chromosome 3, ASM2978413v1, whole genome shotgun sequence genome includes a region encoding these proteins:
- the LOC129778913 gene encoding GTP:AMP phosphotransferase AK3, mitochondrial: MNSNLIRAVIMGAPGSGKGTVSARLVKTFNMHHISSGDLLRSNIEQKTELGRIADKYIKEGKLVPDVYITQCILGELDKIRTSSWLLDGFPRTPEQAEDLWQAEKIDTVINLDVPFDVIIDRLKSRWVHLPSGRVYNIGFNDPKVRGVDDITGEPLSQRPDDNPAAVRKRLEIYDACTRPLNEYFRKKGVLVTFSGRTTNEIWPNVKKYFDGKFR, encoded by the coding sequence ATGAACTCAAATTTGATTCGTGCAGTTATCATGGGCGCTCCCGGCTCAGGTAAAGGGACAGTGTCGGCGCGATTAGTGAAGACATTTAACATGCACCACATCTCCAGTGGCGATTTATTACGAAGCAATATCGAACAGAAGACTGAGCTGGGCAGAATTGCAGACAAATACATCAAAGAAGGAAAACTTGTACCAGACGTTTATATAACTCAATGTATTTTGGGCGAACTCGATAAGATTAGAACTAGCTCGTGGCTGCTAGACGGATTTCCGCGCACACCAGAACAAGCCGAAGACTTGTGGCAGGCGGAAAAGATTGACACCGTTATTAACTTGGATGTCCCTTTCGATGTGATAATTGATAGACTAAAGAGCAGGTGGGTACATCTGCCGAGCGGGCGAGTTTATAACATCGGTTTCAATGATCCAAAAGTACGGGGAGTGGATGATATCACCGGTGAACCGCTCAGCCAGAGACCTGATGACAACCCAGCAGCAGTTAGGAAACGGTTGGAGATTTACGATGCCTGTACGAGACCCTTGAATGAGTACTTCAGAAAGAAGGGTGTACTGGTTACGTTCAGCGGAAGGACAACTAATGAAATTTGgccaaatgtgaaaaaatattttgatgggAAATTCCGATGA
- the LOC129776836 gene encoding lanC-like protein 3 homolog isoform X1, translating into MNFCVSIFRSIFYRLLLNCCSFGPRNSSFRMSGSGGRFFQNPFQDYNGGQVVKNDDHIRGLIQSYVNLVVDNTKPDRNSDHRGDLYVGDAGIAFMFLKLYEGGLFGANALQYAKQYVGSAKAKAVRYTGRAEERCSFLCGNAGIYAVSAVICHKMGQRQEMDEDLRNFASGIAVCKKIDFNKNGSDELLFGRAGYLSGIYWLHQTIDKKLFAHETMNAISGVIIESGKRYSAAHRSPIPLMYHCWGDEYLGAAHGVSSIMHMLLESPFQGNPNSNEMAAVRATVNSLLSLQDAEGNFPVTLQDYLQRTGDETLVHWCHGAPGIVYLMAKAYLVFKDQKYLQSCVRCADLVWRKGLLRKGPGICHGVAGSGYVFLLLYRLTADPKYLYRAIKFMEFLTHEEFIRYARNPDRPFSLYEGYAGTVCFLLDLLRPERASFPFMDVFETKC; encoded by the coding sequence atgaatttttgtgtttcgATTTTTAGATCAATATTCTATCGACTGCTTCTCAATTGTTGCTCATTCGGTCCGCGCAACAGCTCGTTTCGAATGTCAGGATCAGGAGGTCGATTTTTTCAGAATCCGTTTCAGGATTATAACGGTGGCCAAGTCGTGAAAAACGATGACCATATCCGCGGATTGATCCAGTCGTACGTGAATCTAGTCGTAGACAACACGAAACCTGACAGAAATAGTGACCATAGGGGAGATTTATATGTGGGCGATGCTGGCATTGCTTTCATGTTCTTGAAGCTATACGAAGGAGGACTCTTTGGGGCGAATGCTTTGCAATATGCCAAACAGTATGTCGGCAGTGCGAAAGCGAAAGCTGTGCGCTACACAGGCCGAGCGGAGGAGAGATGTTCGTTTCTTTGCGGAAATGCAGGGATTTACGCGGTGTCTGCTGTTATTTGCCATAAGATGGGACAAAGGCAGGAGATGGATGAGGATCTGAGAAATTTTGCATCTGGGATAGCCGTttgcaaaaagattgatttcAATAAGAATGGAAGTGATGAGCTACTTTTTGGGAGAGCAGGATACTTGAGTGGAATTTATTGGCTGCATCAGACCAtcgacaaaaaattgttcgCTCATGAAACGATGAACGCAATTTCCGGCGTTATTATTGAAAGTGGAAAACGTTACTCCGCTGCACATCGAAGTCCCATCCCGCTTATGTATCACTGTTGGGGAGACGAGTATCTTGGGGCGGCTCATGGGGTTTCTTCTATCATGCATATGTTACTCGAATCACCATTCCAAGGAAACCCTAACAGTAACGAAATGGCTGCTGTGCGAGCCACTGTCAATAGTCTATTATCGCTGCAGGATGCCGAAGGAAATTTTCCGGTAACCTTACAGGATTATTTACAACGAACTGGAGATGAAACACTCGTTCACTGGTGCCACGGCGCACCGGGGATAGTTTATCTTATGGCCAAAGCATATCTTGTTTTTAAGGACCAAAAATATCTACAATCATGCGTGCGTTGCGCGGACCTCGTTTGGCGTAAGGGACTGTTACGCAAAGGACCGGGCATTTGCCACGGCGTTGCTGGCAGTGGATACGTCTTCCTGCTACTATATAGACTGACCGCGGACCCCAAATACCTCTACCGGGCGATAAAGTTCATGGAGTTTCTGACTCACGAAGAGTTCATCCGGTATGCACGTAACCCAGATCGTCCGTTCAGTTTGTACGAGGGATACGCTGGTACTGTGTGCTTCCTTCTGGACTTACTGCGACCGGAGCGAGCCAGCTTTCCGTTTATGGATGTGTTCGAAACTAAGTGTTAG
- the LOC129776836 gene encoding lanC-like protein 3 homolog isoform X2, with product MSGSGGRFFQNPFQDYNGGQVVKNDDHIRGLIQSYVNLVVDNTKPDRNSDHRGDLYVGDAGIAFMFLKLYEGGLFGANALQYAKQYVGSAKAKAVRYTGRAEERCSFLCGNAGIYAVSAVICHKMGQRQEMDEDLRNFASGIAVCKKIDFNKNGSDELLFGRAGYLSGIYWLHQTIDKKLFAHETMNAISGVIIESGKRYSAAHRSPIPLMYHCWGDEYLGAAHGVSSIMHMLLESPFQGNPNSNEMAAVRATVNSLLSLQDAEGNFPVTLQDYLQRTGDETLVHWCHGAPGIVYLMAKAYLVFKDQKYLQSCVRCADLVWRKGLLRKGPGICHGVAGSGYVFLLLYRLTADPKYLYRAIKFMEFLTHEEFIRYARNPDRPFSLYEGYAGTVCFLLDLLRPERASFPFMDVFETKC from the coding sequence ATGTCAGGATCAGGAGGTCGATTTTTTCAGAATCCGTTTCAGGATTATAACGGTGGCCAAGTCGTGAAAAACGATGACCATATCCGCGGATTGATCCAGTCGTACGTGAATCTAGTCGTAGACAACACGAAACCTGACAGAAATAGTGACCATAGGGGAGATTTATATGTGGGCGATGCTGGCATTGCTTTCATGTTCTTGAAGCTATACGAAGGAGGACTCTTTGGGGCGAATGCTTTGCAATATGCCAAACAGTATGTCGGCAGTGCGAAAGCGAAAGCTGTGCGCTACACAGGCCGAGCGGAGGAGAGATGTTCGTTTCTTTGCGGAAATGCAGGGATTTACGCGGTGTCTGCTGTTATTTGCCATAAGATGGGACAAAGGCAGGAGATGGATGAGGATCTGAGAAATTTTGCATCTGGGATAGCCGTttgcaaaaagattgatttcAATAAGAATGGAAGTGATGAGCTACTTTTTGGGAGAGCAGGATACTTGAGTGGAATTTATTGGCTGCATCAGACCAtcgacaaaaaattgttcgCTCATGAAACGATGAACGCAATTTCCGGCGTTATTATTGAAAGTGGAAAACGTTACTCCGCTGCACATCGAAGTCCCATCCCGCTTATGTATCACTGTTGGGGAGACGAGTATCTTGGGGCGGCTCATGGGGTTTCTTCTATCATGCATATGTTACTCGAATCACCATTCCAAGGAAACCCTAACAGTAACGAAATGGCTGCTGTGCGAGCCACTGTCAATAGTCTATTATCGCTGCAGGATGCCGAAGGAAATTTTCCGGTAACCTTACAGGATTATTTACAACGAACTGGAGATGAAACACTCGTTCACTGGTGCCACGGCGCACCGGGGATAGTTTATCTTATGGCCAAAGCATATCTTGTTTTTAAGGACCAAAAATATCTACAATCATGCGTGCGTTGCGCGGACCTCGTTTGGCGTAAGGGACTGTTACGCAAAGGACCGGGCATTTGCCACGGCGTTGCTGGCAGTGGATACGTCTTCCTGCTACTATATAGACTGACCGCGGACCCCAAATACCTCTACCGGGCGATAAAGTTCATGGAGTTTCTGACTCACGAAGAGTTCATCCGGTATGCACGTAACCCAGATCGTCCGTTCAGTTTGTACGAGGGATACGCTGGTACTGTGTGCTTCCTTCTGGACTTACTGCGACCGGAGCGAGCCAGCTTTCCGTTTATGGATGTGTTCGAAACTAAGTGTTAG